A region from the Manihot esculenta cultivar AM560-2 chromosome 13, M.esculenta_v8, whole genome shotgun sequence genome encodes:
- the LOC110629778 gene encoding calcium-dependent protein kinase SK5 isoform X2, whose translation MDNSSAPTTSSSHATSSKPKWVLPYRTDNLRDHYSIGKKLGQGQFGTTYLCTHKPSGLNYACKSIPKRKLLCKEDYEDVWREIQIMHHLSEHPHVVRIRGAFEDAYCVHLVMELCEGGELFDRIVKKGHYSEREAAKLIKTIVGVVEACHSLGVMHRDLKPENFLFHSVEEDAALKATDFGLSVFYKPGESFSDVVGSPYYVAPEVLRKHYGPEADVWSAGIILYILLSGVPPFWAETEMGIFRQILQGKIDFESEPWPSISESAKDLIRKMLERNPTKRLSAHEVLCHPWIVDDTIAPDKPLDSAVLSRLKQFSAMNKLKKMALRVIAERLSEEEIGGLKELFKMIDTDNSGTITFDELKEGLKRVGSELMESEIKDLMEAADIDNSGTIDYGEFLAATVHLNKLEREENLVSAFSFFDKDGSGYITIDELQQACKEFGLSELHLDEMIKEIDQDNDGQIDYGEFAAMMRKGNGGIGRRTMRTTVNLGDALGLTTNGSKEFD comes from the exons ATGGACAATTCTTCTGCTCCCACAACTTCCTCCTCTCATGCTACCTCATCAAAGCCCAAATGGGTTCTTCCTTACCGCACTGACAACCTCAGAGACCACTACTCCATTGGCAAAAAGCTTGGTCAAGGCCAGTTTGGTACCACTTATCTCTGTACCCATAAGCCCTCAGGCCTCAACTATGCCTGCAAATCCATCCCCAAAAGGAAGCTCCTTTGCAAAGAAGACTATGAAGATGTTTGGAGAGAAATCCAGATAATGCACCACTTATCTGAGCACCCTCATGTGGTCAGGATCAGAGGAGCTTTTGAGGATGCTTATTGTGTCCACTTGGTCATGGAGCTATGCGAGGGAGGTGAGCTCTTTGATAGGATTGTTAAGAAAGGTCATTACAGTGAGAGAGAGGCTGCTAAACTGATCAAGACCATCGTTGGCGTCGTGGAGGCTTGTCACTCTCTTGGCGTTATGCATAGAGATCTTAAGCCTGAAAATTTCTTGTTCCATAGTGTTGAGGAAGACGCTGCTCTCAAGGCTACTGATTTTGGCCTCTCTGTATTTTATAAGCCAG GTGAGAGCTTCTCTGATGTTGTTGGAAGTCCATACTATGTCGCGCCAGAGGTATTGCGCAAGCATTATGGACCTGAAGCAGATGTATGGAGTGCAGGAATTATTTTGTATATCTTATTATCTGGAGTGCCACCTTTTTGGGCAG AAACTGAAATGGGGATCTTCCGGCAGATATTACAAGGAAAAATAGATTTTGAGTCTGAACCATGGCCTAGCATTTCAGAAAGTGCCAAGGATCTCATAAGAAAAATGCTTGAACGGAATCCAACGAAAAGGCTATCAGCTCATGAAGTCTTAT GCCATCCATGGATTGTAGATGACACAATTGCTCCAGATAAGCCTCTTGATTCTGCTGTTTTATCCCGCCTGAAACAATTCTCTGCAATGAACAAACTGAAGAAGATGGCTTTGCGA GTCATAGCAGAGAGGCTTTCAGAAGAAGAGATTGGCGGATTGAAAGAGCTCTTCAAAATGATAGATACTGACAATAGTGGAACAATAACTTTTGATGAATTGAAGGAAGGCTTGAAGCGAGTAGGCTCTGAGCTTATGGAGTCTGAGATAAAGGATTTGATGGAAGCA GCTGATATCGACAACAGTGGTACAATTGACTATGGTGAATTTCTTGCTGCCACTGTGCACTTGAATAAGTTGGAAAGAGAGGAAAATTTGGTTTCAGCTTTCTCCTTCTTTGACAAAGATGGCAGTGGTTATATAACCATTGATGAGCTTCAACAAGCTTGTAAAGAGTTCGGATTAAGTGAGCTCCACCTTGATGAAATGATAAAAGAAATCGATCAAGATAAT GATGGACAGATAGATTATGGGGAATTTGCTGCAATGATGAGGAAGGGCAATGGAGGAATTGGCAGGAGAACAATGAGAACAACAGTCAACTTGGGTGATGCTTTAGGATTGACAACCAATGGTTCTAAAGAGTTTGATTGA
- the LOC110630579 gene encoding putative pentatricopeptide repeat-containing protein At5g08490, whose amino-acid sequence MLEPDSSACCYGSFRHIHDHGVIASIFKSCAVLSSIKWGKALHSSILKIGHLSSHQVSKALLNMYAKCGALSDCNKLFSEVGYCGHDPVFWNILLSGFAGSRNYDAEALSLFNKMHVANEAKPSSVTAAIILPVCARMRDIYAGKSLHCYMIKYGLETHTLVGNALVSMYAKCGLVHDDAYAAFDSTRDKDVVSWNAIIAGFSENKLEDNALSLFSLMLKSQIKPNHATVANILPVCASFDRSIAYCFGKEIHCYSLRHHVLLADVSVCNALVSFYLIVGRVKEAQLLFQRMEFKDLISWNAIISGYALNGEWSKALELFGELLSSELSGPDSVTLISILPACAHLKNLKVGREIHSYVLRHPYFCQDTSIGNAIVSFYAKCHNIEAAYHTFLMISNRDLISWNSMLDAFAEGGHNIRFLELLHWMLKEGIRPDSITILTVLHFCAYLLNVDKVKETHCYSLRHGLLLSNVEPSTGNAMLDTYAKCSNIEYAFKVFQSLSDKKNLVTFNSMISGYVNCGLYDDAYTIFNKMTATDLTTWNLMVQGYAENDCPDQALGLLHQLQARGMKPDAVTIMSLLPACAQIASVHLLKQCHGYVIRACFGDAHLEAALLDVYAKCGSISYASKLFQSNTGRDLVIFTAMVGGYAMHGMGEEALRIFSHMLELGIKPDHIIVTAVLSACRHAGLVDEGLKIFYSIEKRHGMSPTMEHYSCVVDLLARGGRIHDAYSFVTGMPVEANASVWGTLLGACRMYNDVELGRAVAERLFKIEAKNIGNYVLLSNLFAADARWDDVMEIRKLMKMRYIKKPAGCSWIEVERRKNVFVAGDSSHPQRSKIYTILGTLDLQIKESFQLNQ is encoded by the coding sequence ATGCTTGAGCCAGATTCTAGTGCCTGCTGTTATGGGAGTTTTAGGCATATACATGATCACGGAGTTATTGCCTCTATTTTTAAATCCTGCGCTGTACTCTCATCCATAAAATGGGGTAAGGCCCTTCACAGCAGCATTCTAAAAATAGGCCATCTGTCCTCCCATCAGGTGTCCAAAGCACTGCTTAATATGTATGCCAAATGTGGAGCTCTTAGTGATTGTAATAAACTATTTAGCGAAGTGGGTTATTGTGGTCATGATCCCGTCTTTTGGAATATCCTCTTATCCGGGTTTGCTGGGTCTCGGAATTATGACGCTGAGGCCTTAAGTTTGTTCAATAAAATGCATGTTGCCAATGAAGCGAAGCCTAGTTCTGTCACCGCGGCTATTATTCTTCCCGTTTGTGCTCGCATGAGAGATATATATGCTGGTAAGAGTCTGCACTGCTATATGATTAAATATGGACTGGAGACGCATACACTTGTTGGAAATGCCCTGGTGTcaatgtatgctaaatgtggGCTAGTTCACGATGATGCATATGCGGCTTTTGATAGCACTAGAGACAAAGATGTTGTTTCGTGGAATGCCATCATTGCTGGGTTTTCTGAGAATAAGTTGGAGGACAATGCCTTAAGTTTATTTAGTTTGATGCTGAAAAGTCAAATAAAACCAAATCATGCAACTGTCGCTAATATTCTGCCTGTTTGTGCATCTTTTGATAGGAGTATTGCCTACTGCTTTGGGAAAGAGATACACTGTTACTCCCTGCGGCACCATGTGTTGTTGGCAGATGTTTCTGTCTGTAATGCTTTGGTGAGCTTCTACTTGATAGTTGGACGAGTAAAGGAAGCACAATTGTTGTTTCAAAGGATGGAATTCAAAGATTTGATTTCTTGGAATGCTATCATTTCAGGATATGCTTTGAATGGTGAGTGGTCAAAAGCTTTGGAATTATTTGGAGAATTACTTTCTTCAGAGTTGAGTGGACCAGATTCTGTAACCCTCATCAGTATTCTTCCTGCCTGTGCGCACCTTAAAAACTTGAAGGTTGGTAGAGAGATCCATAGTTATGTTCTTCGACATCCTTACTTCTGTCAGGATACATCTATTGGGAATGCTATAGTTAGTTTTTATGCAAAATGTCACAACATAGAAGCAGCATACCATACATttttaatgatttctaatagagaTTTAATATCATGGAATTCTATGCTTGATGCTTTTGCAGAGGGTGGACACAATATTAGGTTTTTGGAATTGTTACACTGGATGCTTAAGGAAGGGATTAGACCTGATTCCATTACCATCTTAACAGTTCTTCATTTTTGCGCTTATCTCTTAAATGTAGATAAGGTTAAAGAGACTCATTGCTATTCACTTAGGCATGGTCTTTTACTTTCTAATGTTGAACCTTCTACTGGAAATGCTATGCTTGACACATATGCCAAATGCAGTAACATTGAATATGCATTTAAGGTTTTCCAGAGTTTATCGGATAAGAAAAATTTGGTTACTTTTAATTCAATGATCTCAGGCTATGTAAATTGCGGATTATATGATGATGCATATACGATTTTCAACAAGATGACTGCCACAGATCTCACTACTTGGAATCTAATGGTTCAAGGGTATGCTGAAAATGATTGTCCTGATCAGGCTCTTGGTCTGCTCCATCAGCTTCAAGCTAGAGGAATGAAGCCTGATGCAGTTACCATTATGAGTCTCCTTCCAGCTTGTGCTCAAATTGCATCAGTACATTTGCTGAAGCAATGTCATGGGTATGTGATTAGAGCTTGTTTTGGTGATGCCCACTTAGAAGCAGCTCTTTTGGATGTATATGCTAAATGTGGCAGTATAAGTTATGCTTCTAAGCTTTTCCAATCAAACACAGGGAGAGATTTAGTTATATTCACTGCCATGGTTGGTGGGTATGCCATGCATGGTATGGGAGAGGAAGCACTTAGGATTTTCTCTCATATGCTTGAGTTGGGAATAAAGCCAGATCACATTATCGTAACAGCTGTTTTATCTGCTTGCCGTCATGCTGGCCTTGTGGATGAAGGGTTGAAGATATTCTATTCAATAGAGAAGCGACATGGAATGAGTCCGACCATGGAACACTATTCTTGTGTGGTGGATCTCCTTGCACGGGGAGGCCGAATTCATGATGCATATTCTTTTGTGACTGGAATGCCTGTTGAAGCTAATGCAAGCGTGTGGGGGACATTGTTAGGTGCCTGCAGGATGTATAATGATGTGGAATTAGGACGTGCTGTTGCAGAACGTCTATTTAAAATTGAAGCAAAGAATATTGGGAACTATGTACTTCTATCAAATCTGTTTGCAGCAGATGCAAGATGGGATGATGTCATGGAAAtaagaaaactaatgaaaatgagaTACATAAAAAAGCCAGCTGGATGCAGTTGGATTGAAGTAGAGAGGAGAAAGAATGTCTTTGTGGCTGGAGACTCTTCTCACCCTCAGAGAAGCAAAATTTACACTATATTAGGCACCTTGGATTTACAAATCAAGGAATCATTTCAATTAAACCAATAA
- the LOC110629778 gene encoding calcium-dependent protein kinase SK5 isoform X1 codes for MDNSSAPTTSSSHATSSKPKWVLPYRTDNLRDHYSIGKKLGQGQFGTTYLCTHKPSGLNYACKSIPKRKLLCKEDYEDVWREIQIMHHLSEHPHVVRIRGAFEDAYCVHLVMELCEGGELFDRIVKKGHYSEREAAKLIKTIVGVVEACHSLGVMHRDLKPENFLFHSVEEDAALKATDFGLSVFYKPGESFSDVVGSPYYVAPEVLRKHYGPEADVWSAGIILYILLSGVPPFWAGNHLQVHILMKMLTNRCVLHRITFEHHFDDMAIVSLSPPETEMGIFRQILQGKIDFESEPWPSISESAKDLIRKMLERNPTKRLSAHEVLCHPWIVDDTIAPDKPLDSAVLSRLKQFSAMNKLKKMALRVIAERLSEEEIGGLKELFKMIDTDNSGTITFDELKEGLKRVGSELMESEIKDLMEAADIDNSGTIDYGEFLAATVHLNKLEREENLVSAFSFFDKDGSGYITIDELQQACKEFGLSELHLDEMIKEIDQDNDGQIDYGEFAAMMRKGNGGIGRRTMRTTVNLGDALGLTTNGSKEFD; via the exons ATGGACAATTCTTCTGCTCCCACAACTTCCTCCTCTCATGCTACCTCATCAAAGCCCAAATGGGTTCTTCCTTACCGCACTGACAACCTCAGAGACCACTACTCCATTGGCAAAAAGCTTGGTCAAGGCCAGTTTGGTACCACTTATCTCTGTACCCATAAGCCCTCAGGCCTCAACTATGCCTGCAAATCCATCCCCAAAAGGAAGCTCCTTTGCAAAGAAGACTATGAAGATGTTTGGAGAGAAATCCAGATAATGCACCACTTATCTGAGCACCCTCATGTGGTCAGGATCAGAGGAGCTTTTGAGGATGCTTATTGTGTCCACTTGGTCATGGAGCTATGCGAGGGAGGTGAGCTCTTTGATAGGATTGTTAAGAAAGGTCATTACAGTGAGAGAGAGGCTGCTAAACTGATCAAGACCATCGTTGGCGTCGTGGAGGCTTGTCACTCTCTTGGCGTTATGCATAGAGATCTTAAGCCTGAAAATTTCTTGTTCCATAGTGTTGAGGAAGACGCTGCTCTCAAGGCTACTGATTTTGGCCTCTCTGTATTTTATAAGCCAG GTGAGAGCTTCTCTGATGTTGTTGGAAGTCCATACTATGTCGCGCCAGAGGTATTGCGCAAGCATTATGGACCTGAAGCAGATGTATGGAGTGCAGGAATTATTTTGTATATCTTATTATCTGGAGTGCCACCTTTTTGGGCAGGTAACCACCTTCAAGTTCATATATTGATGAAGATGTTAACAAATAGGTGTGTCTTACACAGAATTACTTTTGAACACCACTTTGATGATATGGCTATTGTGTCATTGTCACCTCCAGAAACTGAAATGGGGATCTTCCGGCAGATATTACAAGGAAAAATAGATTTTGAGTCTGAACCATGGCCTAGCATTTCAGAAAGTGCCAAGGATCTCATAAGAAAAATGCTTGAACGGAATCCAACGAAAAGGCTATCAGCTCATGAAGTCTTAT GCCATCCATGGATTGTAGATGACACAATTGCTCCAGATAAGCCTCTTGATTCTGCTGTTTTATCCCGCCTGAAACAATTCTCTGCAATGAACAAACTGAAGAAGATGGCTTTGCGA GTCATAGCAGAGAGGCTTTCAGAAGAAGAGATTGGCGGATTGAAAGAGCTCTTCAAAATGATAGATACTGACAATAGTGGAACAATAACTTTTGATGAATTGAAGGAAGGCTTGAAGCGAGTAGGCTCTGAGCTTATGGAGTCTGAGATAAAGGATTTGATGGAAGCA GCTGATATCGACAACAGTGGTACAATTGACTATGGTGAATTTCTTGCTGCCACTGTGCACTTGAATAAGTTGGAAAGAGAGGAAAATTTGGTTTCAGCTTTCTCCTTCTTTGACAAAGATGGCAGTGGTTATATAACCATTGATGAGCTTCAACAAGCTTGTAAAGAGTTCGGATTAAGTGAGCTCCACCTTGATGAAATGATAAAAGAAATCGATCAAGATAAT GATGGACAGATAGATTATGGGGAATTTGCTGCAATGATGAGGAAGGGCAATGGAGGAATTGGCAGGAGAACAATGAGAACAACAGTCAACTTGGGTGATGCTTTAGGATTGACAACCAATGGTTCTAAAGAGTTTGATTGA
- the LOC110629469 gene encoding RNA-binding protein 24-B isoform X3, translating to MSSTNMGSQFGDTTYTKVFVGGLAWETQKETMKKYFQQFGEILEAVVIIDKNTGRSKGYGFVTFKEAEAARKACVDPSPVIDGRRANCNLASLGVQRSRPSTPQHGGVGSLPFHSTPTLPHYAIQQGIPYTALYGYAPNYTCPMSYYSSFGGTSSQYLVYGTVANGTIANSNSSFYPYMQYGVGFDFQYPQHHFQYPFIATSSVPQHYSPPISVNAIPHSQAAAGPSVSTAIAAPTVAALAPHYPSQTNSLRPISSV from the exons ATGAGTTCAACTAATATGGGAAGTCAATTTGGAGATACTACTTACACCAAGGTGTTTGTTGGTGGCTTAGCATGGGAGACCCAGAAGGAGACTATGAAGAAATACTTCCAACAGTTTGGAGAGATCTTGGAAGCTGTAGTTATCATTGATAAGAATACTGGAAGATCCAAAGGATATGGATTC GTAACTTTTAAAGAAGCAGAAGCCGCCAGGAAAGCTTGTGTGGATCCTTCCCCTGTGATAGATGGAAGAAGAGCAAACTGTAACCTTGCTTCTTTGGGTGTTCAAAGATCTAGACCTTCCACCCCACAGCATG GTGGGGTTGGGAGTCTACCTTTTCATTCAACGCCAACTCTTCCACATTATGCCATCCAACAAGGAATCCCCTACACTGCTCTATATGG GTACGCTCCCAACTACACATGCCCCATG AGCTACTATAGTTCATTTGGAGGAACAAGCAGCCAGTATCTTGTATATGGAACAGTGGCAAATGGAACAATTGCTAATTCAAATTCAAGTTTCTACCCGTACATGCAATATGGGGTAGGGTTCGATTTCCAGTATCCTCAACACCACTTCCAGTATCCGTTTATTGCTACATCCAGTGTCCCACAGCACTATAGCCCACCAATTTCAGTGAATGCCATCCCACACTCGCAGGCAGCCGCTG GTCCAAGTGTGAGTACGGCTATTGCTGCTCCAACTGTTGCTGCCTTGGCACCCCATTATCCTTCTCAGACAAACTCTCTTCGCCCCATCAGCAGCGTTTGA
- the LOC110629469 gene encoding probable RNA-binding protein ARP1 isoform X1, producing MSSTNMGSQFGDTTYTKVFVGGLAWETQKETMKKYFQQFGEILEAVVIIDKNTGRSKGYGFVTFKEAEAARKACVDPSPVIDGRRANCNLASLGVQRSRPSTPQHVGGRNFRVMKSFHTGGVGSLPFHSTPTLPHYAIQQGIPYTALYGYAPNYTCPMSYYSSFGGTSSQYLVYGTVANGTIANSNSSFYPYMQYGVGFDFQYPQHHFQYPFIATSSVPQHYSPPISVNAIPHSQAAAGPSVSTAIAAPTVAALAPHYPSQTNSLRPISSV from the exons ATGAGTTCAACTAATATGGGAAGTCAATTTGGAGATACTACTTACACCAAGGTGTTTGTTGGTGGCTTAGCATGGGAGACCCAGAAGGAGACTATGAAGAAATACTTCCAACAGTTTGGAGAGATCTTGGAAGCTGTAGTTATCATTGATAAGAATACTGGAAGATCCAAAGGATATGGATTC GTAACTTTTAAAGAAGCAGAAGCCGCCAGGAAAGCTTGTGTGGATCCTTCCCCTGTGATAGATGGAAGAAGAGCAAACTGTAACCTTGCTTCTTTGGGTGTTCAAAGATCTAGACCTTCCACCCCACAGCATG TAGGAGGCAGGAACTTCAGGGTGATGAAATCTTTCCACACAGGTGGGGTTGGGAGTCTACCTTTTCATTCAACGCCAACTCTTCCACATTATGCCATCCAACAAGGAATCCCCTACACTGCTCTATATGG GTACGCTCCCAACTACACATGCCCCATG AGCTACTATAGTTCATTTGGAGGAACAAGCAGCCAGTATCTTGTATATGGAACAGTGGCAAATGGAACAATTGCTAATTCAAATTCAAGTTTCTACCCGTACATGCAATATGGGGTAGGGTTCGATTTCCAGTATCCTCAACACCACTTCCAGTATCCGTTTATTGCTACATCCAGTGTCCCACAGCACTATAGCCCACCAATTTCAGTGAATGCCATCCCACACTCGCAGGCAGCCGCTG GTCCAAGTGTGAGTACGGCTATTGCTGCTCCAACTGTTGCTGCCTTGGCACCCCATTATCCTTCTCAGACAAACTCTCTTCGCCCCATCAGCAGCGTTTGA
- the LOC110629469 gene encoding probable RNA-binding protein ARP1 isoform X2: protein MSSTNMGSQFGDTTYTKVFVGGLAWETQKETMKKYFQQFGEILEAVVIIDKNTGRSKGYGFVTFKEAEAARKACVDPSPVIDGRRANCNLASLGVQRSRPSTPQHGGRNFRVMKSFHTGGVGSLPFHSTPTLPHYAIQQGIPYTALYGYAPNYTCPMSYYSSFGGTSSQYLVYGTVANGTIANSNSSFYPYMQYGVGFDFQYPQHHFQYPFIATSSVPQHYSPPISVNAIPHSQAAAGPSVSTAIAAPTVAALAPHYPSQTNSLRPISSV, encoded by the exons ATGAGTTCAACTAATATGGGAAGTCAATTTGGAGATACTACTTACACCAAGGTGTTTGTTGGTGGCTTAGCATGGGAGACCCAGAAGGAGACTATGAAGAAATACTTCCAACAGTTTGGAGAGATCTTGGAAGCTGTAGTTATCATTGATAAGAATACTGGAAGATCCAAAGGATATGGATTC GTAACTTTTAAAGAAGCAGAAGCCGCCAGGAAAGCTTGTGTGGATCCTTCCCCTGTGATAGATGGAAGAAGAGCAAACTGTAACCTTGCTTCTTTGGGTGTTCAAAGATCTAGACCTTCCACCCCACAGCATG GAGGCAGGAACTTCAGGGTGATGAAATCTTTCCACACAGGTGGGGTTGGGAGTCTACCTTTTCATTCAACGCCAACTCTTCCACATTATGCCATCCAACAAGGAATCCCCTACACTGCTCTATATGG GTACGCTCCCAACTACACATGCCCCATG AGCTACTATAGTTCATTTGGAGGAACAAGCAGCCAGTATCTTGTATATGGAACAGTGGCAAATGGAACAATTGCTAATTCAAATTCAAGTTTCTACCCGTACATGCAATATGGGGTAGGGTTCGATTTCCAGTATCCTCAACACCACTTCCAGTATCCGTTTATTGCTACATCCAGTGTCCCACAGCACTATAGCCCACCAATTTCAGTGAATGCCATCCCACACTCGCAGGCAGCCGCTG GTCCAAGTGTGAGTACGGCTATTGCTGCTCCAACTGTTGCTGCCTTGGCACCCCATTATCCTTCTCAGACAAACTCTCTTCGCCCCATCAGCAGCGTTTGA
- the LOC110629779 gene encoding acyl-coenzyme A thioesterase 13, with amino-acid sequence MDLESVKRYLEKGEDDKNRSTVEGLPLRYFERFVMQGIHVDLIEPGRLVCSMKVPPRLLNAGNFLHGGATATLVDLLGSAVIYTVGAQFTGVSVEINVSYLDAAYVDEEIEIESRVLRVGKAVGVVSVELRKKKSGKIIAQGRHTKYLAVSSKM; translated from the exons atggaTTTGGAGTCGGTGAAGAGATACCTGGAGAAAGGCGAAGATGACAAGAACCGATCAACCGTTGAAGGATTGCCTCTCAGATACTTCGAACGCTTCGTAATGCAAGGCATTCACGTCGACCTCATTGAACCAGGCCGTCTTGTATGCTCCATGAAAGTCCCTCCTCGCCTGCTG AATGCCGGCAATTTCTTGCATGGTGGAGCCACGGCGACGCTAGTTGACTTGTTGGGTTCAGCTGTAATTTACACTGTTGGAGCTCAATTTACCGGAGTTTCGGTGGAAATCAACGTTTCATACTTGGACGCTGCTTATGTCGAT GAAGAAATTGAGATTGAGTCGAGGGTTCTTCGAGTTGGTAAAGCTGTTGGAGTCGTCAGTGTTGAGCTGAGGAAGAAAAAAAGTGGGAAAATTATTGCTCAAGGCCGACACACTAAGTACCTTGCTGTTTCTAGCAAAATGTAA
- the LOC110629434 gene encoding uncharacterized protein LOC110629434, which produces MATITTFPNHPRIARLPYKECGGSGDVVVRCIACFHKAALSFDQKLYSQCSYLYFAEPYCDRNFRKREWQIRSSVGSGGLDPSTSNSTSGGTRLVRAIQTLQTKIVARIEDIRKNLPVKLLFFLVGFYCATAFATVIGQTGDWDILSAALAVAIVEGIGALMYRASFRMFNNIRSLITMFNYWKAGLSLGLFLDSFKYEFDDIMNCSNPFYFEMDIFTIFL; this is translated from the exons ATGGCAACCATAACGACATTTCCTAATCATCCAAGAATTGCTAGGCTTCCTTATAAAGAGTGTGGTGGATCTGGAGATGTAGTTGTAAGATGCATAGCATGCTTTCATAAGGCTGCTCTTTCCTTTGACCAGAAACTCTATTCTCAATGTTCTTATCTCTATTTTGCTGAACCATATTGCGACAGAAATTTCAG GAAGAGAGAGTGGCAGATTAGGAGTAGTGTAGGTAGCGGTGGATTGGATCCTTCTACATCAAATAGCACTAGTGGTGGAACACGATTGGTTAGGGCCATCCAAACTTTGCAGACCAAGATAGTTGCAAGGATTGAAGATATAAGGAAAAATCTCCCAGTAAAGTTACTCTTTTTTTTGGTGGGATTTTATTGTGCTACTGCCTTTGCCACTGTTATTGGTCAGACAGGTGATTGGGATATTCTATCTGCCGCCTTGGCTGTGGCAATAGTGGAAGGCATTGGAGCCCTTATGTACAGAGCTTCTTTTCGCATGTTCAACAATATTAGGAGCCTTATAACCATGTTTAACTACTGGAAGGCTGGGCTTTCTCTCGGACTATTCTTGGATTCATTTAAATATGAATTTGATGACATTATGAACTGCAGTAATCCTTTTTACTTTGAAATGGATATATTCACTATCTTCTTGTGA